In Brachypodium distachyon strain Bd21 chromosome 2, Brachypodium_distachyon_v3.0, whole genome shotgun sequence, one genomic interval encodes:
- the LOC100831823 gene encoding protein OSB2, chloroplastic produces MRHLSRLLQHRLLLPSITTTPSSAAAAFSTTTKRPAYFRRPKPAPAPPENPAGAAVDDADAYSQASEEVGSGWQMEKLPSNLPKPPTIPFQPRVANAVRLVGTVGAPVQLQQLPDGRFTAVSVLVQDRRNDFPKFWIPVIFQDDLAQVAASHLQENDLVYVSGQLSGDVPPFKDTDGQANIQILAQLLSFVDSKAEKTDFLVDEEEGFMEIAEAEKKVEQTIVTRKYPPNTVSGYKGKQDKLNTLWNDLLVSPHDWTDCRDEKKNGSKKANYPDFKNNNSKEGLWLNTAPKSVLEKLDDLAFSRGYSAAKTYKPFDGSMGKGTNSGWNKFKTNQASSPEKPKKEADLWQNLVDNPGEWWDNRSAKRSSKSPDFKHKETGEALWLNNKTPSWAMDALTSAKPGSRGNRMPETLLS; encoded by the exons ATGCGGCACCTCTCGCGCCTCCTGCagcaccgcctcctcctcccctccatcaccaccaccccctcctcggccgccgccgctttctccaccaccaccaagcgCCCCGCCTACTTCCGCCGGCCCaaaccggcgccggcgccgcccgagAACCCCGCGGGGGCCGCTGTTGACGATGCGGACGCTTACTCGCAGGCGTCGGAGGAGGTGGGGTCGGGGTGGCAGATGGAAAAGCTCCCGAGCAATCTGCCGAAGCCGCCCACCATCCCGTTCCAGCCGCGCGTCGCCAACGCCGTGCGCCTCGTCGGCACCGTCGGCGCGCCCGTGCAGCTCCAGCAGCTCCCCGACGGCCGCTTCACCGCCGTTTCGGTGCTCGTGCAGGACCGGCGCAACGACTTCCCAAAGTTCTG GATCCCTGTAATTTTTCAAGACGACTTGGCACAAGTTGCTGCTTCTCACTTGCAAGAAAATGACCTTGTCTATGTGTCTGGTCAATTAAGTGGTGATGTTCCACCGTTCAAAGATACTGATGGCCAAGCAAACATTCAG ATTTTAGCACAGTTGCTGTCATTTGTTGATAGTAAAGCTGAGAAAACAGATTTCCTGGTGGATGAAGAGGAAGGGTTTATGGAGATTGCTGAGGCTGAAAAGAAAGTTGAACAAACCATAGTCACCCGTAAATATCCACCAAACACAGTTTCAG GTTATAAAGGCAAACAGGACAAGTTAAACACACTCTGGAATGATCTTCTAGTCAGTCCACACGATTGGACTGATTGCCGGGAtgagaagaaaaatggatCT AAAAAAGCGAATTATCCTgattttaaaaacaataattCAAAAGAGGGGCTCTGGCTTAACACAGCACCAAAGTCAGTTCTAGAAAAGCTGGATGATCTGGCATTTAGTCGTGGCTACAGTGCAGCTAAAACATATAAGCCTTTTGATGGTAGCATGGGGAAAG GTACAAATTCAGGTTGGAATAAATTTAAGACAAACCAAGCTTCTTCTCCTGAGaaaccaaaaaaagaag CGGACTTGTGGCAAAATCTGGTGGACAATCCTGGAGAATGGTGGGACAACCGATCAGCGAAG AGGTCTAGTAAATCCCCTGATTTCAAGCACAAAGAAACCGGTGAGGCTCTTTGGTTAAATAACAAGACACCGAGTTGGGCTATGGATGCACTGACATCGGCAAAGCCAGGTAGCAGAGGAAATAGAATGCCAGAGACCCTCCTTTCTTGA